From Vigna unguiculata cultivar IT97K-499-35 chromosome 5, ASM411807v1, whole genome shotgun sequence, the proteins below share one genomic window:
- the LOC114184671 gene encoding uncharacterized protein LOC114184671 encodes MDMFCRNPVAAIEKRKKEKLRQANIKEACDKNLKASVHQYIARFWYQAGLSFNLVKLKSFQDMIDVIGAYGPNLPTSSYHEIRVPLLNKEVEYIEKLLQDHKLQWSKHGCSIMSDAWTHRKQLCLINFLVSSPAGTMFVKSIDGSNFVKTGEKLFQMLDSLMEEIGEENIVQVITDNGSNYVLAGKLLEEKIPHLYWTPCAAHCIDLMLEDIGKLPLIKKKIQRGIILVGFIYSHSSTLSLLRQFTNKRELVRHAVTRFATSYLSLQRLH; translated from the coding sequence ATGGATATGTTCTGCAGAAATCCAGTCGCTGcgatagagaagagaaaaaaggaaaaactaaGGCAAGCTAACATCAAAGAGGCAtgtgacaaaaatttaaaggccTCGGTTCATCAATATATTGCTCGATTTTGGTACCAAGCAGGCTTGTCATTCAACCTTgtgaaattgaaaagttttcaaGATATGATTGATGTCATAGGTGCTTATGGACCCAATTTACCCACGTCTAGTTATCATGAAATCAGAGTTCCGCTTCTCAACAAGGAAGTTGAGTACATTGAGAAGTTGTTGCAAGATCATAAATTGCAGTGGAGCAAACATGGTTGCTCTATTATGTCAGATGCATGGACTCATCGAAAGCAACTATGCTTGATTAACTTTTTGGTGAGCTCCCCTGCAGGGACAATGTTTGTCAAGTCCATTGATGGTTCAAACTTTGTGAAGACAGGAGAAAAACTATTTCAGATGCTTGATTCCCTTATGGAGGAAATTGGAGAAGAAAATATTGTTCAAGTTATAACAGATAATGGGAGCAATTATGTGTTGGCTGGTAAGTTGTTAGAAGAGAAAATACCTCATCTCTATTGGACTCCTTGTGCTGCCCATTGTATAGATTTGATGCTTGAGGATATTGGAAAGCTTCCtttgataaagaagaaaattcaAAGAGGAATTATTCTTGTTGGCTTTATCTATAGCCATTCTAGTACCTTGAGTTTGTTGagacaatttacaaataagaGGGAATTAGTAAGACATGCAGTTACAAGGTTTGCTACCTCCTATTTATCATTACAAAGGTTGCATTAA